One stretch of Manis pentadactyla isolate mManPen7 chromosome 10, mManPen7.hap1, whole genome shotgun sequence DNA includes these proteins:
- the LAT2 gene encoding linker for activation of T-cells family member 2 isoform X5, with protein MCEVDDSVADRKPAALPAALQCLWCWRQLSRCVGQDEVAAVRSPQLLASQEEWPGEDMSAATELLWPGAALLLLLGAAAGLCVRCSRPGAKKSEKIYEQRSLQENQQSFSVARTYSLVGQSWPAALVDTASDVTPRKDKLLRFSPSTEDSASPRDPITMDYYNWGQFQKPLEGDDDDNSYENVLLCKQKSPESGAKGTPEHVGLLASLTASEEARSPSSELLHF; from the exons ATGTGTGAGGTAGATGATTCAGTGGCTGACAGGAAGCCCGCCGCCTTGCCTGCTGCCCTCCAGTGCCTGTGGTGTTGGCGGCAGCTTAGCAGGTGTGTGGGCCAGGATGAGGTGGCGGCAGTGAGGAGCCCCCAGCTCTTAG CATCTCAGGAAGAGTGGCCAGGAGAGGACATGAGCGCCGCGACGGAGCTGCTTTGGCCTGGGGCCGCCCTGCTGCTGCTACTGGGGGCAGCGGCTGGCCTGTGTGTGCGCTGCTCCCGCCCAG GTGCGAAAAAGTCCGAGAAAATCTATGAGCAGAGGAGTCT GCAAGAGAATCAACAGAGTTTTTCAGTGGCCCGGACCTATTCCT TGGTTGGGCAGTCCTGGCCAGCAGCCCTGGTGGACACGGCCTCTGATGTGACACCAAG GAAGGACAAGCTGCTGCGTTTCTCCCCCAGCACCGAAG ATTCCGCATCCCCCAG AGACCCCATCACTATGGACTATTACAACTGGGGGCAGTTCCAGAAGCCCCTGGAAG GTGACGACGATGACAATTCCTACGAGAACGTGCTTCTCTGCAAGCAGAAGAGCCCTGAGTCAG GAGCCAAGGGAACCCCTGAGCACGTAGGACTACTTGCCTCCCTTACTGCCTCTGAGGAAGCAAGGAGCCCTTCATCAGAGTTGCTCCACTTCTAG
- the LAT2 gene encoding linker for activation of T-cells family member 2 isoform X2 → MCEVDDSVADRKPAALPAALQCLWCWRQLSRCVGQDEVAAVRSPQLLASQEEWPGEDMSAATELLWPGAALLLLLGAAAGLCVRCSRPGAKKSEKIYEQRSLQENQQSFSVARTYSLVGQSWPAALVDTASDVTPRKDKLLRFSPSTEDSASPRYQNFSKGSRHGSDAVYIDPITMDYYNWGQFQKPLEGDDDDNSYENVLLCKQKSPESVLSLQVTRDLRIIRTRHPSISGRNPGRSWSRFQEKHLPPGQEAQMRTAGSLIM, encoded by the exons ATGTGTGAGGTAGATGATTCAGTGGCTGACAGGAAGCCCGCCGCCTTGCCTGCTGCCCTCCAGTGCCTGTGGTGTTGGCGGCAGCTTAGCAGGTGTGTGGGCCAGGATGAGGTGGCGGCAGTGAGGAGCCCCCAGCTCTTAG CATCTCAGGAAGAGTGGCCAGGAGAGGACATGAGCGCCGCGACGGAGCTGCTTTGGCCTGGGGCCGCCCTGCTGCTGCTACTGGGGGCAGCGGCTGGCCTGTGTGTGCGCTGCTCCCGCCCAG GTGCGAAAAAGTCCGAGAAAATCTATGAGCAGAGGAGTCT GCAAGAGAATCAACAGAGTTTTTCAGTGGCCCGGACCTATTCCT TGGTTGGGCAGTCCTGGCCAGCAGCCCTGGTGGACACGGCCTCTGATGTGACACCAAG GAAGGACAAGCTGCTGCGTTTCTCCCCCAGCACCGAAG ATTCCGCATCCCCCAGGTACCAGAACTTCAGCAAAG GAAGTAGACATGGGTCAGATGCAGTCTACAT AGACCCCATCACTATGGACTATTACAACTGGGGGCAGTTCCAGAAGCCCCTGGAAG GTGACGACGATGACAATTCCTACGAGAACGTGCTTCTCTGCAAGCAGAAGAGCCCTGAGTCAG tgctctccctgcaggtGACGAGGGATCTGAGGATTATCAGAACTCGGCATCCATCCATCAGTGGCAGGAATCCAGGAAGGTCCTGG AGCAGGTTCCAAGAGAAGCACCTCCCTCCAGGGCAGGAAGCTCAGATGAGGACAGCGGGGAGCCTGATTATGTGA
- the LAT2 gene encoding linker for activation of T-cells family member 2 isoform X1, which translates to MCEVDDSVADRKPAALPAALQCLWCWRQLSRCVGQDEVAAVRSPQLLASQEEWPGEDMSAATELLWPGAALLLLLGAAAGLCVRCSRPGAKKSEKIYEQRSLQENQQSFSVARTYSLVGQSWPAALVDTASDVTPRKDKLLRFSPSTEDSASPRYQNFSKGSRHGSDAVYIDPITMDYYNWGQFQKPLEGDDDDNSYENVLLCKQKSPESGDEGSEDYQNSASIHQWQESRKVLEQVPREAPPSRAGSSDEDSGEPDYVNEGVVALEA; encoded by the exons ATGTGTGAGGTAGATGATTCAGTGGCTGACAGGAAGCCCGCCGCCTTGCCTGCTGCCCTCCAGTGCCTGTGGTGTTGGCGGCAGCTTAGCAGGTGTGTGGGCCAGGATGAGGTGGCGGCAGTGAGGAGCCCCCAGCTCTTAG CATCTCAGGAAGAGTGGCCAGGAGAGGACATGAGCGCCGCGACGGAGCTGCTTTGGCCTGGGGCCGCCCTGCTGCTGCTACTGGGGGCAGCGGCTGGCCTGTGTGTGCGCTGCTCCCGCCCAG GTGCGAAAAAGTCCGAGAAAATCTATGAGCAGAGGAGTCT GCAAGAGAATCAACAGAGTTTTTCAGTGGCCCGGACCTATTCCT TGGTTGGGCAGTCCTGGCCAGCAGCCCTGGTGGACACGGCCTCTGATGTGACACCAAG GAAGGACAAGCTGCTGCGTTTCTCCCCCAGCACCGAAG ATTCCGCATCCCCCAGGTACCAGAACTTCAGCAAAG GAAGTAGACATGGGTCAGATGCAGTCTACAT AGACCCCATCACTATGGACTATTACAACTGGGGGCAGTTCCAGAAGCCCCTGGAAG GTGACGACGATGACAATTCCTACGAGAACGTGCTTCTCTGCAAGCAGAAGAGCCCTGAGTCAG gtGACGAGGGATCTGAGGATTATCAGAACTCGGCATCCATCCATCAGTGGCAGGAATCCAGGAAGGTCCTGG AGCAGGTTCCAAGAGAAGCACCTCCCTCCAGGGCAGGAAGCTCAGATGAGGACAGCGGGGAGCCTGATTATGTGAATGAGGGTGTGGTGGCCCTGGAAGCCTAG
- the LAT2 gene encoding linker for activation of T-cells family member 2 isoform X3 — MCEVDDSVADRKPAALPAALQCLWCWRQLSRCVGQDEVAAVRSPQLLASQEEWPGEDMSAATELLWPGAALLLLLGAAAGLCVRCSRPGAKKSEKIYEQRSLQENQQSFSVARTYSLVGQSWPAALVDTASDVTPRKDKLLRFSPSTEDSASPRDPITMDYYNWGQFQKPLEGDDDDNSYENVLLCKQKSPESGDEGSEDYQNSASIHQWQESRKVLEQVPREAPPSRAGSSDEDSGEPDYVNEGVVALEA; from the exons ATGTGTGAGGTAGATGATTCAGTGGCTGACAGGAAGCCCGCCGCCTTGCCTGCTGCCCTCCAGTGCCTGTGGTGTTGGCGGCAGCTTAGCAGGTGTGTGGGCCAGGATGAGGTGGCGGCAGTGAGGAGCCCCCAGCTCTTAG CATCTCAGGAAGAGTGGCCAGGAGAGGACATGAGCGCCGCGACGGAGCTGCTTTGGCCTGGGGCCGCCCTGCTGCTGCTACTGGGGGCAGCGGCTGGCCTGTGTGTGCGCTGCTCCCGCCCAG GTGCGAAAAAGTCCGAGAAAATCTATGAGCAGAGGAGTCT GCAAGAGAATCAACAGAGTTTTTCAGTGGCCCGGACCTATTCCT TGGTTGGGCAGTCCTGGCCAGCAGCCCTGGTGGACACGGCCTCTGATGTGACACCAAG GAAGGACAAGCTGCTGCGTTTCTCCCCCAGCACCGAAG ATTCCGCATCCCCCAG AGACCCCATCACTATGGACTATTACAACTGGGGGCAGTTCCAGAAGCCCCTGGAAG GTGACGACGATGACAATTCCTACGAGAACGTGCTTCTCTGCAAGCAGAAGAGCCCTGAGTCAG gtGACGAGGGATCTGAGGATTATCAGAACTCGGCATCCATCCATCAGTGGCAGGAATCCAGGAAGGTCCTGG AGCAGGTTCCAAGAGAAGCACCTCCCTCCAGGGCAGGAAGCTCAGATGAGGACAGCGGGGAGCCTGATTATGTGAATGAGGGTGTGGTGGCCCTGGAAGCCTAG
- the LAT2 gene encoding linker for activation of T-cells family member 2 isoform X4: MCEVDDSVADRKPAALPAALQCLWCWRQLSRCVGQDEVAAVRSPQLLASQEEWPGEDMSAATELLWPGAALLLLLGAAAGLCVRCSRPGAKKSEKIYEQRSLQENQQSFSVARTYSLVGQSWPAALVDTASDVTPRKDKLLRFSPSTEDSASPRYQNFSKGSRHGSDAVYIDPITMDYYNWGQFQKPLEGDDDDNSYENVLLCKQKSPESGAKGTPEHVGLLASLTASEEARSPSSELLHF; the protein is encoded by the exons ATGTGTGAGGTAGATGATTCAGTGGCTGACAGGAAGCCCGCCGCCTTGCCTGCTGCCCTCCAGTGCCTGTGGTGTTGGCGGCAGCTTAGCAGGTGTGTGGGCCAGGATGAGGTGGCGGCAGTGAGGAGCCCCCAGCTCTTAG CATCTCAGGAAGAGTGGCCAGGAGAGGACATGAGCGCCGCGACGGAGCTGCTTTGGCCTGGGGCCGCCCTGCTGCTGCTACTGGGGGCAGCGGCTGGCCTGTGTGTGCGCTGCTCCCGCCCAG GTGCGAAAAAGTCCGAGAAAATCTATGAGCAGAGGAGTCT GCAAGAGAATCAACAGAGTTTTTCAGTGGCCCGGACCTATTCCT TGGTTGGGCAGTCCTGGCCAGCAGCCCTGGTGGACACGGCCTCTGATGTGACACCAAG GAAGGACAAGCTGCTGCGTTTCTCCCCCAGCACCGAAG ATTCCGCATCCCCCAGGTACCAGAACTTCAGCAAAG GAAGTAGACATGGGTCAGATGCAGTCTACAT AGACCCCATCACTATGGACTATTACAACTGGGGGCAGTTCCAGAAGCCCCTGGAAG GTGACGACGATGACAATTCCTACGAGAACGTGCTTCTCTGCAAGCAGAAGAGCCCTGAGTCAG GAGCCAAGGGAACCCCTGAGCACGTAGGACTACTTGCCTCCCTTACTGCCTCTGAGGAAGCAAGGAGCCCTTCATCAGAGTTGCTCCACTTCTAG